One part of the Oceanihabitans sp. IOP_32 genome encodes these proteins:
- a CDS encoding phosphatidylserine decarboxylase family protein: MFHKEGHKIIFATLVIVVSLFFLVDSFVSIYWLRTLILVLILAFLIIVLQFFRNPKRHTKPNDKQVLAPVDGKVVVIEEVFEKEYFKENRIQVSVFMSPINVHVTRYPISGEVVFSKYHPGKFLVAWHPKASEENERTTVVVENKTYGKVLYRQIAGALAKRIVNYAKQNDQAQQGADSGFIKFGSRVDLFLPIDTKIKVKLNQKVRGGESIIAEINE; encoded by the coding sequence ATGTTTCATAAAGAAGGTCATAAAATTATTTTTGCAACACTCGTAATTGTTGTATCGTTATTCTTTCTAGTAGACAGTTTTGTCTCTATTTATTGGTTAAGAACACTTATTTTAGTGTTAATATTAGCTTTTTTAATAATTGTGCTCCAATTTTTTAGAAATCCCAAACGCCATACAAAACCTAATGATAAACAAGTACTTGCTCCAGTAGATGGTAAAGTGGTTGTTATTGAAGAAGTTTTCGAGAAGGAGTATTTCAAAGAAAACCGAATTCAAGTAAGTGTATTTATGTCCCCAATAAATGTGCATGTAACACGATACCCTATTAGCGGTGAGGTTGTATTTAGTAAATACCATCCTGGAAAATTTTTAGTGGCTTGGCATCCTAAGGCCAGTGAAGAAAACGAACGAACAACTGTAGTTGTAGAAAATAAAACTTATGGTAAAGTTCTTTACAGGCAAATTGCTGGTGCACTAGCCAAACGTATTGTAAATTACGCCAAACAAAACGACCAAGCACAGCAAGGCGCAGATTCTGGATTTATAAAATTTGGATCGCGAGTAGATTTGTTTTTACCCATTGATACCAAAATTAAAGTTAAACTTAACCAGAAAGTTAGAGGTGGGGAAAGTATAATTGCAGAAATTAATGAGTAA
- a CDS encoding DUF1573 domain-containing protein, producing MKHLITILFIGLISLSVNAQDKVAKIEFKSDTIDYGTIEKGADGLRVFEFTNTGDAPLIISRVSSTCGCTIPEKPEGPIMPGETGKISVKYDTNRVMPIRKTITVISNAETPTVALKIRGLVVESKK from the coding sequence ATGAAACATTTAATTACAATTTTATTTATCGGTCTGATTAGCCTCTCAGTAAATGCTCAAGATAAAGTAGCAAAAATTGAGTTTAAATCGGACACCATTGACTACGGAACAATTGAAAAAGGTGCCGATGGCCTAAGAGTTTTTGAATTTACAAATACAGGAGATGCTCCTCTTATAATTTCAAGAGTTTCCTCAACTTGTGGCTGTACTATACCTGAAAAACCTGAAGGTCCAATTATGCCTGGAGAAACTGGTAAAATATCTGTAAAATACGATACTAACAGAGTAATGCCTATAAGAAAAACAATAACTGTAATCTCTAACGCCGAAACACCTACAGTGGCTTTAAAAATTAGAGGGTTAGTTGTAGAATCGAAGAAATAA
- a CDS encoding acyl-CoA-binding protein gives MSNKKLDIEFLEAVNRVNSYTGLFPADTLLKLYAFYKRATDDYGPPQSKKPIINAFKTNALFQAKNISKEQAKKEYITLVNDYFLYRK, from the coding sequence ATGAGTAATAAAAAGTTAGATATAGAGTTTTTAGAAGCCGTAAACCGAGTAAATTCGTACACTGGTCTTTTTCCTGCTGATACGCTTTTAAAGTTATATGCTTTCTATAAAAGAGCAACAGACGATTATGGTCCTCCACAGAGTAAAAAACCCATAATTAACGCATTTAAAACTAATGCATTATTTCAAGCAAAAAATATTAGCAAAGAACAAGCAAAAAAAGAATACATTACCTTGGTAAATGATTATTTTTTATACCGGAAGTAA
- a CDS encoding phosphatidate cytidylyltransferase: protein MRETLIRAASGLLYVILLIGSLFNAHAVIILFFIFGLICIAEFQKLTQVKSYFFYVNFSLLYLIFGYWPYLFKSQVGLNEASLILLSATILVQLLLIQNLFSTKTKKYSKFKAYIYTTLYASAPFVFLVLIANYSSVFNPIVLLSSFILVWVNDSFAYLVGKNFGRHKLFESISPKKTIEGFLGGLFFSFITSYFIATFTETLTMVHWLILSLIISVFGTLGDLVESKFKRQSNVKDSGNIMPGHGGLLDRLDSIIFAAPFIYLFLRIIQYVS from the coding sequence ATGAGAGAAACTTTAATACGGGCAGCCTCTGGTTTGCTCTACGTTATTTTGTTAATAGGTAGCTTATTTAATGCACATGCTGTAATCATTCTGTTCTTTATTTTTGGTTTAATTTGTATTGCAGAATTTCAAAAACTCACACAGGTTAAAAGCTATTTTTTTTATGTCAATTTCAGTCTGCTTTATCTCATCTTTGGCTATTGGCCATATCTATTTAAAAGCCAAGTTGGACTAAACGAAGCTTCACTAATTTTATTATCAGCGACCATTTTGGTGCAACTCTTACTAATTCAAAATTTGTTTTCAACAAAAACAAAAAAGTACTCTAAATTTAAAGCCTACATATACACGACACTTTATGCATCGGCCCCTTTTGTGTTTTTGGTATTAATTGCAAATTACTCCTCTGTTTTTAACCCCATTGTTCTTTTAAGTTCTTTTATTTTAGTTTGGGTTAACGATTCCTTTGCTTATTTGGTTGGAAAAAATTTTGGAAGACATAAATTATTTGAAAGTATTTCACCCAAAAAAACCATAGAGGGCTTTTTAGGCGGTTTATTTTTTTCCTTTATTACAAGTTATTTTATTGCTACCTTTACCGAGACATTAACTATGGTGCACTGGCTTATTTTAAGCCTTATTATTAGTGTTTTTGGCACCCTAGGAGATTTAGTAGAATCTAAATTTAAGCGACAATCTAATGTTAAAGATAGCGGCAATATTATGCCAGGACATGGCGGTTTGTTAGATAGACTAGATAGTATTATTTTCGCCGCTCCATTTATATATTTATTTTTAAGAATTATACAATATGTTTCATAA
- a CDS encoding aspartyl protease family protein, whose amino-acid sequence MRKCLSLFLIFLCLSNFTYAQGKFVVQNKKGSDKIKFQLINNLIIIPVEINGVTLSFLLDTGVSKPIVFNFINVSDTLEIKNAKKIFLRGLGEGTLVEAYRSKNNVFKIGDAIKFNQDLYAIHESNLNFAPRLGVPVHGILGFDLFKDLIVEINYANKFIRVTAPNKFQYKTCKKCVKFPLEFFNNKPYINVKVSINDRQIPVKLLIDSGGSDSLWLFENDSLGIVSDKKYFNDFLGYGLSGSVYGKRSKIDEIILNKYKLKNANVAYPEPNSIVLAKKITGRNGTLAGNVLKRFNVIFDYRNAIVTFKKNNYFKDAFRYNKSGIEIAHSGVRLVKESDRSVVNRNALANDNHNNGTRIVIDTGYKLTLKPAYKIVELRKDSPAYHAGLQKGDIILAINGNSAFKYALQELVQMFSAEHGKKMKLKVERNGMVLNFTFYLVDFFK is encoded by the coding sequence ATGCGTAAATGCTTATCGCTTTTTTTAATCTTCTTATGCCTGAGTAACTTCACCTACGCTCAAGGGAAATTTGTAGTTCAAAATAAAAAGGGATCTGACAAAATAAAATTTCAGCTCATAAATAATTTAATCATTATTCCTGTGGAAATTAATGGTGTAACGCTATCATTTTTGTTAGATACTGGGGTTAGCAAACCCATAGTTTTCAATTTTATAAATGTTTCCGACACCTTGGAAATAAAAAATGCAAAAAAAATATTTTTAAGAGGACTTGGTGAAGGCACTTTAGTTGAAGCGTACAGATCTAAAAATAATGTTTTTAAAATTGGGGATGCCATTAAGTTTAACCAAGATTTATATGCCATACACGAAAGTAATTTAAATTTTGCGCCTAGATTGGGTGTGCCTGTTCATGGTATTTTAGGTTTCGATTTGTTTAAAGATTTGATTGTAGAGATTAATTATGCCAATAAATTTATAAGGGTTACAGCACCTAATAAGTTCCAATATAAAACCTGCAAAAAATGTGTAAAATTTCCACTAGAGTTTTTTAATAATAAACCCTATATTAATGTAAAAGTTAGTATTAACGACAGGCAAATTCCCGTAAAACTCCTTATTGATTCTGGTGGTAGTGATTCCTTATGGTTATTCGAAAATGATTCCCTAGGTATTGTGTCCGACAAGAAATATTTTAATGATTTTTTAGGGTACGGACTTAGTGGCAGTGTTTATGGTAAACGCTCTAAAATAGACGAAATAATATTAAATAAGTATAAGCTTAAAAATGCCAATGTGGCTTATCCAGAGCCGAATTCTATTGTGTTGGCAAAAAAAATAACGGGCCGAAATGGAACCTTAGCTGGTAATGTTTTAAAACGATTTAATGTTATTTTCGATTATAGGAATGCCATAGTAACTTTTAAAAAAAACAATTATTTTAAAGACGCTTTTAGATATAACAAAAGTGGCATTGAGATAGCCCATAGTGGTGTGAGATTGGTAAAGGAAAGCGACCGTTCTGTAGTAAATAGAAATGCTTTAGCAAATGACAATCACAATAACGGAACACGAATTGTAATTGATACTGGATATAAATTGACTTTAAAACCAGCCTATAAAATTGTCGAACTTAGAAAAGATTCACCAGCCTATCATGCTGGACTACAAAAAGGAGATATTATTTTAGCGATTAATGGAAATTCGGCTTTTAAATACGCTTTGCAGGAATTGGTACAGATGTTTTCTGCAGAGCACGGAAAAAAAATGAAACTGAAAGTAGAACGTAACGGTATGGTCTTAAATTTCACGTTTTATCTCGTCGATTTTTTCAAATAA
- a CDS encoding valine--tRNA ligase has translation MQIPSKYDAREVEGKWYNYWMKHNYFHSEPDEREPYTIVIPPPNVTGVLHMGHMLNNTIQDVLIRRARLQGKNACWVPGTDHASIATEAKVVAKLKEQGIDKNDLSRDEFLKHAWDWTHEYGGVILEQLKKLGCSCDWDRTKFTMDEDMSAAVIKVFVDLYEKGHIYRGYRMVNWDPEAKTTLSDEEVNHVERTDKLYYVKYKIEGENDYITIATTRPETILGDTAVCINPVDERFTNLKGKNVIVPICNRVVPIIEDDYVDIEFGTGCLKITPAHDVNDKEIGERHNLEIIDVLNDDATLNSYGLHHEGKDRVVAREDIAKELEAMGVLVKTEAITHKVGTSERTHAVIEPRLSDQWFLKMQELAKPALEAVLGEDPEIKLFPKKFESTYRHWMENVRDWNISRQLIWGQQIPAFYYGDGKEDFVVAETIEAALVKAKAKTNNQELTIQDLKQETDALDTWFSSWLWPISVFDGIRNPENEDINYYYPTNDLVTGPDILFFWVARMIVAGYEYRGERPFENVYLTGLVRDKQRRKMSKSLGNSPDALNLIETYGADGVRVGLLLSSAAGNDLMFDEALCNQGKGFANKIWNAFRLINGWEVANIEQPKSSAIAINWFEAKFQKALIEIEDHFSKYRLSDALMSMYKLIYDDFCGWFLEMIKPAYQQPIDKRTYDAAISILENNLKILHPFMPFLTEEIWQHITKRTPEEALIVSKWPENKTVNTALISEFDFAAEVISGIRTIRKQKNIAFKDAIGFSVINNENASKTFDAIIAKLGNLETVNYVDEPIEGALTFRVKSNEYFVPMAGNIDVEAEVKKLTDELSYTEGFLKSVQKKLSNERFVAGAPEQVVASEKKKEADAMAKIETLKASLASLK, from the coding sequence ATGCAAATTCCATCAAAATACGATGCTAGAGAGGTAGAAGGTAAGTGGTACAACTACTGGATGAAACACAATTATTTTCACTCAGAGCCCGACGAAAGAGAACCGTATACCATTGTAATTCCTCCACCAAATGTTACCGGTGTATTACATATGGGGCACATGCTTAACAATACCATTCAAGATGTATTAATAAGACGTGCACGTTTACAAGGCAAAAACGCTTGTTGGGTACCTGGTACAGATCATGCCTCGATTGCTACCGAGGCTAAAGTTGTGGCCAAACTTAAAGAGCAGGGCATTGATAAAAATGATTTGTCTCGTGATGAATTTTTAAAACATGCTTGGGATTGGACTCACGAATACGGTGGCGTAATACTTGAGCAACTTAAAAAATTGGGATGTTCTTGTGATTGGGACCGCACAAAATTTACCATGGATGAGGATATGAGCGCGGCCGTAATTAAGGTTTTTGTTGATTTGTATGAAAAAGGTCATATATATCGCGGCTATCGCATGGTAAACTGGGATCCTGAAGCCAAAACTACCTTGTCTGATGAAGAAGTAAACCATGTAGAACGTACCGATAAATTGTACTATGTGAAGTACAAAATTGAAGGTGAGAACGATTATATAACTATTGCAACCACACGTCCTGAAACCATTTTAGGCGATACCGCAGTGTGTATTAATCCCGTAGACGAACGTTTTACAAATCTAAAAGGTAAAAATGTAATAGTACCTATTTGTAATCGGGTTGTTCCTATTATTGAAGACGATTATGTAGATATTGAATTTGGTACTGGTTGCCTAAAAATAACCCCAGCACACGATGTTAACGATAAAGAAATAGGCGAGCGCCACAATCTCGAAATTATTGACGTCCTTAATGATGATGCGACCTTAAATAGTTACGGATTGCATCATGAAGGGAAAGATAGGGTAGTAGCCAGAGAAGATATCGCCAAAGAGCTTGAAGCCATGGGTGTTTTGGTAAAAACCGAAGCGATTACCCATAAAGTGGGTACAAGCGAGCGTACACATGCTGTTATAGAACCACGTTTAAGCGATCAATGGTTTTTAAAAATGCAAGAGTTGGCTAAACCAGCTTTAGAAGCTGTTTTAGGGGAAGATCCAGAAATTAAACTGTTCCCTAAAAAGTTTGAAAGTACCTACCGCCATTGGATGGAAAATGTGCGCGATTGGAACATTTCGCGTCAGTTAATATGGGGTCAACAAATTCCCGCTTTTTATTATGGCGACGGTAAAGAAGATTTCGTAGTTGCCGAAACTATTGAAGCGGCTTTAGTAAAAGCTAAAGCAAAGACCAACAATCAAGAACTAACAATACAAGATTTAAAACAAGAAACCGATGCTTTAGACACTTGGTTCTCCTCATGGTTATGGCCAATTAGTGTTTTTGATGGCATTAGAAACCCCGAAAACGAAGACATAAACTATTATTACCCAACGAACGATTTGGTTACTGGACCCGATATTTTATTTTTCTGGGTAGCACGAATGATTGTTGCTGGTTACGAATATAGAGGCGAGAGACCTTTCGAAAATGTATATTTAACAGGTTTGGTACGCGATAAGCAACGTCGAAAAATGAGTAAATCTTTAGGCAACTCGCCAGATGCCTTAAACCTTATTGAAACCTATGGTGCCGATGGGGTTCGAGTGGGACTTTTATTGAGCTCTGCCGCAGGAAACGATCTCATGTTTGATGAAGCCCTATGTAACCAAGGTAAAGGGTTTGCCAATAAAATCTGGAATGCCTTTAGGCTAATTAACGGTTGGGAAGTGGCCAATATTGAACAACCAAAGTCGAGTGCTATCGCCATAAATTGGTTTGAAGCTAAATTTCAAAAAGCTTTAATCGAGATTGAGGATCATTTCAGTAAATACAGATTAAGCGATGCTTTAATGAGTATGTATAAGTTAATTTATGATGATTTCTGTGGCTGGTTCTTAGAGATGATAAAGCCAGCATACCAGCAACCCATCGATAAGAGAACTTACGATGCCGCTATATCGATTCTAGAAAATAATTTAAAGATATTACATCCGTTTATGCCATTTTTAACTGAAGAGATTTGGCAGCATATAACCAAAAGAACACCAGAAGAAGCTCTAATTGTATCAAAATGGCCAGAAAATAAAACTGTAAATACGGCGCTTATTTCCGAATTTGATTTTGCAGCCGAAGTGATTTCTGGTATCCGTACCATTAGAAAACAGAAAAACATTGCTTTTAAAGACGCCATTGGGTTCTCTGTCATTAATAATGAAAACGCGAGTAAGACCTTTGATGCTATTATAGCGAAATTAGGTAATCTTGAAACGGTTAATTATGTAGACGAGCCTATTGAAGGGGCGCTAACGTTTAGAGTAAAATCTAACGAATATTTTGTGCCAATGGCAGGGAATATTGATGTTGAAGCAGAGGTTAAAAAACTAACCGATGAGTTAAGTTATACTGAAGGCTTTTTAAAATCGGTACAAAAGAAACTTTCAAATGAACGTTTTGTTGCAGGTGCACCAGAACAAGTTGTGGCCAGCGAAAAGAAAAAAGAAGCCGATGCTATGGCTAAAATTGAAACTTTAAAAGCGAGTTTGGCGAGTTTGAAGTAA
- a CDS encoding RNA polymerase sigma factor: MISAIEKDIVNLLEKGDKKAITLLYENYADALYGVIKKVIAEDDIAQDVLQETFVKVWKYSKKYDASKAKLFTWLYRIAYNTSIDKVRSLKNKTEKEVQIETSTVYKITSGELNQDVLDIQKHLSSLDVKYQIVINALFFEGMTQQEASDELDIPLGTIKSRLKIGLRELKKIYNP; the protein is encoded by the coding sequence TTGATTTCAGCCATAGAAAAAGACATTGTTAATCTTCTTGAAAAAGGAGATAAAAAGGCCATAACGTTATTGTACGAAAACTATGCAGATGCCTTGTACGGTGTTATTAAAAAAGTAATAGCTGAGGACGATATCGCCCAAGACGTATTACAAGAAACCTTTGTAAAGGTTTGGAAATATTCTAAAAAATACGATGCTAGCAAAGCTAAACTCTTTACATGGCTCTATAGAATTGCTTATAATACGTCTATTGATAAGGTAAGATCTTTAAAAAATAAAACAGAAAAAGAAGTCCAAATTGAAACTTCTACCGTATATAAAATAACGTCGGGAGAGTTAAATCAAGATGTTTTAGATATACAAAAACATTTAAGTAGTTTAGATGTAAAATATCAAATAGTAATAAACGCACTCTTCTTTGAGGGCATGACACAGCAAGAGGCTAGCGACGAATTAGACATTCCGCTAGGGACTATAAAATCAAGATTAAAAATAGGATTACGAGAATTAAAAAAAATTTACAACCCATAA
- a CDS encoding YoaK family protein yields MFRHQGENRTLQHNIRIASVLSIVAGIVNVTGFLAYNQLTTNVTGHFALFINDVANLKFWRGTVYFLYIFSFLFGSFFSGFLIAKFKENKRLNVYFIPILIECLILISIGLLSNFIALKYTDIVVCLLLFAMGLQNSFVTKISNAVVRTTHLTGLFTDLGIELSQLFFPKLYTNRTQLKSNIKLRIYIISFFFLGGFIGGYFYSELNLKINTLIFGGLILLLSLLYDDMEDALIKRLKEYKERRKI; encoded by the coding sequence ATGTTTAGACACCAAGGAGAAAATAGGACTTTACAGCATAATATTCGAATAGCATCTGTGCTTTCTATTGTGGCTGGGATAGTAAATGTGACGGGGTTTTTGGCTTATAACCAACTAACAACCAATGTAACCGGGCATTTTGCGCTATTCATTAACGACGTTGCTAATTTGAAGTTCTGGCGAGGTACTGTCTATTTTCTGTATATCTTTTCATTTCTTTTTGGTTCTTTTTTTTCTGGTTTTCTTATTGCAAAATTCAAAGAGAACAAACGATTAAACGTATATTTTATACCCATATTAATTGAATGTTTGATTTTAATTTCAATCGGTCTACTAAGTAATTTTATAGCGTTAAAATATACTGATATAGTTGTTTGTTTGTTACTTTTTGCTATGGGACTTCAGAATTCCTTTGTAACCAAAATATCAAATGCTGTAGTGAGAACAACACACCTAACAGGCTTATTTACCGATTTAGGCATTGAACTGTCTCAACTTTTCTTTCCAAAATTATACACCAATAGAACGCAGCTAAAATCCAATATTAAATTAAGAATTTATATTATATCCTTCTTTTTTTTAGGAGGCTTTATTGGAGGTTATTTTTATTCGGAGTTAAACTTAAAAATAAACACTTTAATTTTTGGCGGGCTAATCTTACTTTTAAGTTTGCTCTATGACGACATGGAGGATGCCCTAATTAAAAGACTAAAAGAGTATAAAGAGCGAAGAAAAATATAG
- the murB gene encoding UDP-N-acetylmuramate dehydrogenase, whose product MQISKNISLKPYNTFGIDVLANHFVTVSSINELKTVLKLKDYPNKFVLGGGSNMLLTKNIEALVIHVNLKGISIISEDENTATIKVNAGENWHEFVLWSLKHDFGGLENLSLIPGNVGTAPIQNIGAYGVELKDSFVSCEGLCIETHKIKTFSKTDCDFGYRNSIFKQQEKGKYVIVSVTFKLSKKAHQLNINYGSIASQLELMNISNPTIQDVSKAVIAIRESKLPNPKDIGNSGSFFKNPIITKTHYLDLVNNFPEIPSYVISENEVKIPAGWLIEKAGFKGKCFGNYGVHKKQALVLVNYSDADGSNILKLSKLIQKTVKRLFNISIEAEVNIL is encoded by the coding sequence GTGCAAATTTCAAAAAACATATCGCTAAAACCGTACAATACTTTTGGTATTGATGTTCTTGCAAATCACTTTGTAACAGTTTCCAGCATTAACGAATTAAAAACCGTTTTAAAATTAAAAGACTACCCGAATAAATTTGTGCTAGGTGGTGGTAGTAATATGTTGCTTACTAAAAACATAGAGGCCCTCGTAATTCATGTTAACCTAAAGGGAATTTCTATTATTTCTGAAGACGAAAATACGGCTACCATAAAAGTAAATGCTGGTGAAAACTGGCATGAGTTTGTCCTGTGGAGTTTAAAACATGATTTTGGAGGACTTGAGAATTTATCGCTAATTCCCGGTAATGTAGGTACTGCTCCTATTCAAAATATTGGGGCTTATGGCGTAGAATTAAAAGATTCTTTCGTGTCTTGCGAAGGGCTGTGTATAGAAACTCATAAAATTAAAACCTTTTCGAAAACCGATTGTGATTTTGGTTACAGAAATTCTATTTTCAAACAACAAGAGAAAGGAAAATACGTTATTGTTAGTGTTACTTTTAAACTCAGCAAAAAAGCACACCAACTAAATATAAACTATGGTAGTATTGCCTCTCAACTTGAATTAATGAATATATCAAATCCAACCATTCAAGACGTATCGAAAGCCGTAATAGCTATCCGCGAAAGCAAATTACCAAACCCAAAAGACATTGGAAATAGCGGCAGTTTTTTTAAAAACCCAATAATTACAAAAACGCATTACCTGGATTTAGTTAACAATTTCCCTGAAATTCCAAGCTACGTCATTTCGGAGAATGAGGTAAAAATTCCTGCCGGCTGGCTAATAGAAAAAGCAGGTTTTAAAGGTAAATGTTTCGGGAATTATGGCGTGCACAAAAAACAAGCATTGGTATTAGTAAATTATAGCGATGCCGATGGTTCGAATATCTTAAAACTATCTAAACTTATTCAGAAAACGGTGAAAAGACTTTTTAATATTTCAATTGAAGCCGAAGTAAACATCTTATAA
- a CDS encoding pyridoxal phosphate-dependent aminotransferase, whose protein sequence is MPSISKKGQLMPESPIRKLVPFAEQAEKNGKSIYYLNIGQPDIKTPEIAMQAVKDSNIEVLAYSRSEGSEVYREKISDYYKKHDITVKHDDIIVTTGGSEALLFAFGSIMDVDDEIIIPEPFYANYNGFSRASGIQVVPVISKIEDNFALPPIEAFEKLITPKTKAILICNPGNPTGYLYSKEEIKKLADIVKKHDLFLIADEVYREFTYDGVSHYSIMQEAGLEDHAIMIDSVSKRYSMCGARIGCLVSRNKAVIQTALKFAQARLSPPTLAQIASEAALETPQSYFDDVKQEYTERRNTLITELQKIEGVKVAKPKGAFYCIAELPVKNSDHFAKWLLEDFDVNGETVMVAPAAGFYSTPGEGLNQIRMAYVLNKESLIKAVNIIKEALKIYKD, encoded by the coding sequence ATGCCATCAATATCTAAAAAAGGGCAATTAATGCCTGAGTCTCCAATACGAAAACTCGTTCCATTTGCAGAACAAGCTGAAAAAAATGGAAAATCTATTTACTATTTAAATATTGGACAACCCGATATAAAAACGCCAGAAATCGCCATGCAAGCGGTAAAAGACAGCAATATTGAGGTTTTGGCTTATTCGCGTTCTGAAGGCTCTGAAGTTTACAGAGAAAAAATTTCAGATTATTATAAAAAACATGATATTACCGTAAAACACGACGATATAATCGTAACTACTGGTGGCAGTGAAGCCTTATTGTTTGCTTTTGGAAGTATTATGGATGTGGATGATGAAATTATTATCCCAGAACCATTTTACGCTAATTATAATGGGTTTTCAAGAGCATCGGGCATACAAGTTGTTCCTGTAATATCTAAAATTGAAGATAATTTTGCCCTACCTCCAATTGAAGCTTTTGAAAAACTAATTACTCCAAAAACAAAAGCTATTTTAATTTGTAATCCAGGCAATCCAACAGGCTATTTATACTCTAAAGAAGAAATTAAAAAACTTGCTGATATTGTTAAAAAACACGATCTGTTTCTAATAGCTGATGAAGTTTATAGAGAATTTACTTACGATGGTGTTTCGCATTACTCAATTATGCAAGAAGCAGGTTTAGAAGACCATGCTATTATGATAGATTCTGTTTCTAAGCGCTACAGCATGTGTGGGGCACGAATAGGCTGTTTGGTATCTAGAAATAAAGCAGTTATACAAACTGCTCTTAAATTTGCACAAGCACGTTTAAGTCCGCCAACACTAGCACAAATTGCAAGTGAGGCCGCTTTAGAGACCCCACAAAGTTATTTTGATGACGTAAAACAAGAGTATACAGAAAGAAGAAATACTTTAATTACCGAATTGCAGAAAATAGAAGGTGTAAAAGTGGCCAAACCTAAAGGTGCCTTTTATTGTATTGCCGAATTACCTGTTAAAAATTCAGATCATTTTGCGAAATGGCTTTTAGAAGATTTTGATGTGAATGGTGAAACGGTTATGGTAGCTCCTGCAGCAGGGTTTTACTCAACTCCTGGTGAAGGATTAAACCAAATACGAATGGCCTACGTACTTAATAAAGAAAGTTTAATTAAAGCCGTAAACATTATTAAAGAGGCTTTAAAAATTTACAAAGACTAG